One window of the Rufibacter radiotolerans genome contains the following:
- a CDS encoding alanine dehydrogenase → MTDKNTGFEALTKATARSLMPKESMLAVETRKRDLFIGLPKESSLQENRIGLTPESVKQLTDHGHQVWVESGAGAPSKYSDHEYSEAGAIIVYSTKEVYEADIVLKIAPPTYDEMEFFKPGQTLISALQIGSLTSEYINALCRKKISAISFELLKDKSDTKPVVRAMSEIAGSTVMLIAAEYLSSSNEGKGVILGGITGVPPSKVVIIGAGTVAEYATRAALGLGAEVKVFDDHLYKLRRLKQNVGTQLFTSTLDLTVLHREIQDADVVIGAVTAEEGQVPCMISEEVVAKMNPGSVIIDVSIDEGGCFETSEMTTHKRPVYRKYDVIHYCVPNIPSRVPRTATKALSNIFTPMFLEISKYGGVNEALFTHEHYRSGVYIYKGSLTNAAIAKKFNMRYKELSLMIAVRN, encoded by the coding sequence ATGACGGATAAGAACACCGGGTTTGAGGCCCTGACCAAGGCGACGGCGCGAAGCCTGATGCCCAAAGAGTCAATGCTGGCAGTGGAGACCCGCAAGCGCGATCTGTTCATTGGCCTCCCTAAAGAGTCTTCGCTCCAGGAAAACCGCATCGGGCTCACGCCCGAGTCCGTGAAACAGCTCACCGACCATGGGCACCAGGTCTGGGTAGAGTCCGGCGCCGGGGCTCCCTCTAAATATTCAGACCATGAGTATTCAGAGGCGGGCGCCATCATTGTCTACTCCACCAAGGAAGTCTATGAGGCGGACATTGTGCTCAAGATCGCGCCGCCTACCTATGATGAGATGGAGTTCTTTAAGCCCGGGCAGACGCTTATCTCGGCACTGCAGATCGGGAGCCTTACCTCAGAATACATCAACGCCCTCTGTAGAAAGAAAATAAGCGCCATCTCCTTTGAGCTGCTCAAAGACAAATCAGATACCAAGCCGGTGGTGCGCGCCATGAGCGAGATTGCCGGCAGTACCGTCATGCTCATCGCCGCCGAGTACCTGAGCAGCAGTAATGAGGGCAAAGGCGTCATCTTAGGCGGAATCACCGGGGTACCCCCTTCCAAAGTAGTGATCATTGGCGCCGGCACCGTGGCCGAGTATGCCACCCGCGCCGCCCTGGGTCTTGGGGCCGAGGTGAAGGTGTTTGACGACCATCTCTACAAACTCAGAAGGCTTAAACAGAACGTAGGCACCCAACTCTTCACTTCCACGCTGGACCTCACGGTGCTGCACAGAGAGATTCAGGACGCAGACGTAGTCATTGGAGCCGTCACCGCCGAAGAGGGCCAGGTGCCCTGCATGATTTCTGAGGAAGTAGTGGCCAAGATGAACCCCGGCTCGGTGATCATTGACGTGAGCATAGACGAAGGGGGCTGCTTTGAGACCTCAGAGATGACCACCCACAAGCGCCCCGTGTACCGCAAATATGACGTAATCCATTACTGCGTCCCCAATATCCCCTCGCGCGTGCCCCGCACCGCCACCAAAGCCCTCAGCAACATCTTCACGCCCATGTTCCTGGAGATCTCCAAGTACGGCGGCGTCAACGAGGCCCTCTTCACCCACGAGCATTACCGTAGCGGCGTCTACATCTACAAAGGAAGCCTTACCAACGCCGCCATCGCTAAGAAATTCAACATGCGCTACAAAGAACTAAGTTTGATGATTGCCGTCAGGAATTAG
- the tsaE gene encoding tRNA (adenosine(37)-N6)-threonylcarbamoyltransferase complex ATPase subunit type 1 TsaE — MPDPGARQHTIQISSKQDLPFAANELLSFIGQKNIILFEGEMAAGKTTFIKAICAQKGVQEPVSSPTFSLVNEYEGAGGELIYHFDFYRIDNEAEALDMGVLEYFSSGHLCLIEWPSKVAGLLPDEGVEVSIENGEAEEARIISMRVYDGGHDG; from the coding sequence ATGCCTGACCCTGGAGCGCGCCAGCACACCATTCAAATCTCCTCTAAACAGGATTTACCCTTTGCCGCCAATGAATTATTGTCATTTATCGGGCAAAAAAATATAATTTTGTTTGAGGGCGAGATGGCCGCCGGTAAAACTACCTTTATCAAGGCAATATGCGCCCAAAAAGGGGTGCAGGAGCCGGTTAGCAGCCCTACTTTCTCCTTGGTGAATGAGTACGAAGGAGCCGGGGGGGAACTCATTTACCATTTTGATTTTTATAGGATCGATAACGAGGCCGAGGCCCTGGACATGGGCGTGCTGGAGTATTTCAGTTCTGGGCACCTTTGCCTGATAGAATGGCCCTCAAAGGTGGCAGGCCTGCTGCCCGATGAGGGGGTAGAGGTATCTATTGAAAACGGTGAGGCCGAAGAAGCGCGGATCATTAGCATGAGAGTTTATGATGGAGGACATGACGGATAA